GCTCACTATTCCGGCCCCGCCCACTACTCCAGGCCCCGCCCACAGGCTCACTATTCCGGGCCCCAACTGCAGGCTCACTATTCTGTGCCCCGCCCCCGCGCTCACTATTCCGGGCCCCGCCCCCCGCTCACTATTCCGGGTCCCGCCCCCAGGCTCACTATTCCGGGCCCCGCCCCCCTGCTCACTATTccgggccccgcccccgcgcTCACTATTCCGGGCCCCGCCCCCACGCTCAGCATTCTGAGCCTTGCTGAGCCAGGCTCCCACGCTCCAATATTAGTTTAAACCCCTCCCCAGATGCTGGGATAACCCTGTGACTATGTTCCCACATTCTGAGCCCTGTCCTGCAGGCTCTAATAGTCTGAGCCCCACTCTCCTACAATAATCTAAGCTCCGCCTTTAGGACCCGCCCACAGCCAGAGCTCCGCCCCCAACTCCGGTATTTGAACCACAGTCCCAACACTTCAGTCCCTCCCCTGGCCGGCCAACTCTAAGCCCCGCCCTCAGAATAGTTCCTGTTTCCCACCTCTCTGCGCAAGGACGCCTGCTCCAAATGGGCTTCTATTCTGAGTTCAGGAGCTAGGCTCTTGATTGCACTCTGAGTTGGGAAACTAAGGCATAGAGCCAGTCAGTGATTCACTCAAATCGGGTCTTACAGGCCTCCCATTCTGTAGGAAGCCATAAATAGCCACCAGGCAGCCTATGATGAAGGGGCGATAGCGATAAGGAGACAGATGGGGTGGTGTGAGTGTCTGGGGGCTGGTCAGAGAGGCTGCAGCTGGATGAGAGGATCAGGGTTCCAGGAGGAGAAGGTATCAGGGCTGAGTCTTGAGGGTTGGAGAGAATTTGAACCTGTCAGGTTGGTGGGAAGgaacagcctgggcaaaggtgGGGAAGTAGGAAAGTCGTAGGGCCTGGGCTGGCAGCAAGGAGGGCTTCGAGGAAGGGATTGAAGAGtagagaggtggggagaggccTGGACTCCCTCTGAGGACCCTGGATTTTTTCTTGGGAGTGCTAGGGAGCCATGGGAGGATTCtgagcaggggaggggcagggccagcTCTGGtgtggggaaagactggagggGAGACActggaggctgggaggctggAGTAGGGGTCAAGGGGAAAGGATGAGGGGGatgtgggagagagaggaggggacaaGGCAGAGAGTCAGGGGCAGGAGGGCAGGTTGGGAACTGTCAGGCTGTGAGGGGATGGGGACGGAGATGGTGAGGACAGCACCCATGGGTCTCACCTGGTGACGGGGGGAGAAGGGGAGCAGCTTTGGGGTGAAGACACTGAGCTCCATGGAGGCAGGTGGGACCGGCCTGGGGGCTCCAGGGGAGACACCCTGGGGCAGCCAGAGACCTGGGGAAGAGCTCAGGGGAGAGGCCCGGGCAGTGACAGCAAATGAGGGCCCTCAGCTGTGGAAGGAAATTGAAACATTGGACTTGGATGAGAATATCTGAGGTGAGACGAGGGCCCTCAGCTGTGGAAGGAAATTGAAACATTGGACTTGGATGAGAATATCTGAGGTGAGAATATAGAGTGGGAAGGGAAGAGGGTCATGTCTGGAGGGAGAGGTAGGATGGAAGCCAAgccttagtttttaaatttttttccttcatgctCTTGGACCAGATTCTgctcttaaaaataagaaaaatacacacacacacacacacacaatatgtgtaTATTTCATTGATATATTTCATTGTATCTCAAAGGCACTGACTGCCAATTGTAACACACTGCATTATCTTAtgtacaacaaagaaaaaaaaagagaccaactaaacacagtgctttcttaccacttagtcttttttttttttataggttGAGCCTTGTTATTCATGGATTTCATAGTTGCAAATTCGCCTAGTTGctcaaatttatttgtaacccccaaatcagTACTCATGGCGCTTGCGTGGTCTTTTGTGGACATGCGCAGAGTGGAGAAAAAGTTGAGTTGCCGTGCGCGTTGCCAGGCAACCCTCTGCCTCTCTGTTTCAGCTCTCACAccgtaaacaagtgtcctttctgTGATCTATTTAGTTTCACGTTGTTtgcatttttatgctttttggtGGTGGATTTCCCTGTTTAAAATGCCCCCCAGCGCACCTCTGAAGTGCTGGCTGGCGTCCCTAAGCGCAGGAAGGCTGTGATGTACCTTGCGGAGAAAATACgtgttagatgagcttcattTAGGCGCGAGTTGTTGGTGGTGACTCCagtgtgaatgaatgaaggatatACATTAAATaaggtgttgtgtgtgtgtgtgtgtgtgtgtgagagaggaagatcagccctgagctaacatccatgccaatcctctttttgctgaggaagaccggctctgagctaacatctattgccaatcctcctcctttttttccccaaagccccagtaggtagttctatgtcatagttgcacatccttctagttgctgtatgtgggacgaggcctcagcatggccggagaagcagtgtgtcagtgcgcgcccgggatccgaacccgggcggtaggtagcagagctcgagcacttaaccgctaagccactgggccagccccctaaataaGGTGCGTTTAAAGAGAAACATACATAAAACCAGTTtatgtattgattggttgatggaaacgttgtgaccagaggctctccGGACGCTAACTCTGCGGTTACCCCGGAGCAGTGGTTCAGTATTCGCTAATTCAGTGTTCGCGGGACTTTAGAGAACATTACTGCGAGAAACGAGAATcaactgtatatttgaaagagcTCATTTACACTTATTTAGACATGCATTTATATCAAATATCACTCCTGGGCGAACTTAAAAAAGGAAACTGTAAATGCATCCCTAAGACTTTTGCGTTCAGAATCCAGTTCTTCTCCGTTGCATTTTGATTTAGACTTGTCCATATCTTCCCACTGGCCACACAGCTTCATCCTCTGTGTTGTCAAGAACCTTGCAATGTAGCATTCCCTGAAAGATGCTATAATATAATTAAGGCCATTGGTGCAGGGCACTAAAGCGGCTTTTAGTAAAGCTGGCCTAATTTAGACTTTGCTTTGGAGATTTTCTATCCAGGTCTGACTCGTCACCACCTTTCCCCGCCCCAACCATTTGGTTCCTGAAAGTTAAAATCTCGCTCCACAATTATCTCCAGGATTTTCTTCTGAGCCATAGACATCCTTCAGCAAGCTTAGAtgcttgtgtttttttctttttaaaaaatgttatatgtTATACAGATAATGTTACAATGTTATACATGTAGTagaatgcacaaatcttaagtgtacagcttgatgaagtttttatgtatgtgtataacCATATAACTGCTGCCTAGATCAAGGTATAGAACTTTTCCAGCATTTGCTGGAAGCctctggaattttccagaaggtcttgcACATTCCCAGGGAATGACAGCTGCATCCCGCCTGGCGTAAGTGTAAGGAAGTGTAAGATCCTGTTGACTTTAAGATGGAAGCAAACATGTATATGTCTCCATGAGATTCTATGACATAGAAGAAAGGAAAACGTCTAGAAAACATTCCAGTTCCCTCTGACCACCTCCCTTTAATTCTTGTCCCTGCCACCATCACCTATGAGAAACACTTGGGTCAGAGTCTTTTCTGAGtgtttatacacatatatttgtatccagggagatacacacacacacatacacatatatatcacataatatatataatgttttcttgtaataaaatatatataacataaaatttaccattttaaccattttttgtgTACAATTCAGCAGGATTAAGTACTTTCACAATGTGGCataaccatcactactatctatttccagaactttttcataatcccaaacagaaactctgtacccattaggcAAAACAGCCCCATCCTCCCTTCCGGGAACCTctgttctcctttctgtctctaggaatttgcCTAGTCTCGATTttccatataagtggaatcatacgctatttgtccttttgtgtctggctcatttcacttagcataatgttttcagggtccatccatgttgtagtctggatcagaacttcattcctttttatagtaaCATTCCATTGAATGGCTAGACCACATTTTGGTtgtccattcatctcttgatggatGCTTGGGTCgtagtaatatatttttttaaatctcagatgGGATCATTTCACACATCTTGTTGTGTGCCGGCCTTTTTCAGTGGGCAGCATGTCTTGGTGCTCATTCTGTGTCAGTAATATAAATGGGTCTTgttctttttaacagctgcatagtattccataacATGAGTGTTGCACGGTTTAGCTAACTGATCCTCCATTGACCGACTTATAGGTTATTGCTAGTTTCTGATTGTGAGGGCCTGCTTCATTGAGCTCCACCTTCCCTGTTTGACATAGCAAAGTCTTGGGGTGCTCGCCCCTCCCCCCCCCTTTGGCCCCAGCCACCCCAGCTGTTTGTCTCTTTGCCCCACTCCCAGGTCAGTGACTGGTGGGAAGAATTTGTGTACTTGCGCTCCCGGAACTCGCTGATGGTGAACAGCAACTATTATATGATGGTGAGAAGGGCGCTAGGAGATGGCGAGGGGGTGGGGCTCATAGCTCCCTGGGGCTAGGGTGGGGTGTCTGGGTAGAATGTGGGGTTTAGCGTCAGTGAACCAAATCACAGTCTGGAATTCACAATCCCGCCCTGTGTTTGGGGTCAGTGCCCCCATCAGGGGCAAATCTGACCCCAGGCGTTTCGCTGTCCCCTCGGCTGGCCCCAGGACTTCCTGTACGTCACGCCCACGCCGGTGCAGGCCGCTCGAGCCGGGAACGCCGTCCATGCCCTCCTCCTGTACCGCCACCGCCTGAACCGTCAGGAGATCCTGCCGGTGAGAGGGCGGCTGTGGGCTGGGATGGAGGCCGTGGTCCTGTGGCCGTGGGGCCACGTGGGGCCTGGGGGACAGCTCACGAGCCCGTGGTCTCCTGCAGACTTTGCTGATGGGCATGCGGCCCTTATGCTCCGCCCAATATGAGAAGATATTCAACACCACGCGTATTCCCGGGATGCAAAAAGGTGAGACCCCTCTCTGCTCCTCACTGACAGAGGGGAAGAGTGCAGTGACGAAGAGCACGTtccctggagccaggctgcctgggttcgaatcccagctccatcgctccctggctgtgtgaccttgggcaagttattaccctctctgagcctcagtttcctcatctgtaaaatgggataataaggGGATAAGGATTAAGTGAGTGCCTGGAACGGTGTAAGCCACATGGAAGGCCTAATAAATGGTCGTTATTCTTATTCTTATAATGTATCTTACCTTCCCGCCTGCCACCTTTTGCCCACCCGCCCCTAGACCACATCCGCCACCTCCGTGACAGCCGACACGTGGCCGTCTTCCACCGGGGCCGATTCTTCCGCGTGGGGACCCACTCCCAGAGCGGCCTCCTTTCCCCGCGGGCCCTGGAGCAGCAGTTCCAGCGAATCCTGGATGACCCCTCGCCCGCCTGCCCCCACGAGGAGCATCTGGCGGCCCTGACAGCCGCTCCCAGGTGAGGGTCAGAGGTCAGGGGGCCCAGAGGCCCGGCCAGCTCCCGAGTTTGCGGAAGGGCAGGTTGAGGacggggggttgggggggagggaggctgggcagGGTAGAGGGCTGGCCTGGGCTTAGGCACGTCTCCCGACAGGGACATGTGGGCCCAGGTGAGGAGGAGCTTGAAGTCCCGGGCCAAGGACGCCCTGGAGGCTGTTGAAGGGGCTGCTTTCTTTGTGTCACTCGACTCGGAGCCCGCGGGGCTCACCAGGGAGGACCCCGCAGCCTCGTTGGATGCCTACGCCCACGCCCTGCTGGCCGGCAGGGGCCATGACCGGTGAGTCAGCCGGGGTCGTGGACCCCACCCTGACCTGCGACCCCAGAATCTGAGGGCCCCAGACCCAATGCCTTGAGACCTGGGGACCTCTAACCCAGATAACCCCTAGACCTGGGACCCCAGATCTCAACCCAGATCCAGAACCCCACATCTGAGGACCACCGAACCCCTGACCTGGAACCTCAGACCTAGAGAAACCCTAGACGCGGGACTCCAGACTCAGCATCCCAGACCCAAGGACCCCAGATCTGAGGACTACCAAATGCCAAATCTAGGACCCCTGGACCCAGAGACCCGCCCCCCACAGCCAGAAGCCCAAGCCAGGGGACCTCAGACTCAGGACTGTAGCCCTCCGAATCCTCAGACCTTAATGCAGCCACCCAAAACCCAGGACTCCAGACTTGGGGCCCCCAAACCTAGAGATCCTCAGACAACCTTCTAGATGCCCACTAGGCATCACTCTGATTTCTGAGGCCCCCAGGAGTCCCCCTAACCTCTCAGCATCCCGTAAGCCCTGAACCTTTCTCAGCACATTCTCGCAAAATCTGCAAACTTTCCAAACCCTAGACACATCTCAGAGACCATCCAGAACCACGCACTGGAGACCCCCATCTTCTTAGAGATCTTCACACCAGCCCTGATTCCTGGAAAAATCTCCCCACCCTGGAACGCCCACAAGTCCCACAGAGAGCACCCCCAAGTTCCCTCCTGGCCCCCACTCTTTGGTGACCACTCTGAACTCTCCCCCTGCAGCTGGTTTGACAAATCCTTCACCCTCATCGTCTTCTCCAATGGGAAGCTGGGTCTCAGCGTGGAACACTCGTGGGCTGACTGCCCCATCTCAGGACACATGTGGGAGGTAGGACAGCCAGCCGACCCCCGTCCTGGGGACCGCCATTTCCAAGGACCTTCCTCTCCAGGGCCGTAGAGTCAGGGGaaaaacggaggctcagagagaggcagagaccagACCAGGTCACCCAGCAAAGGAGGAGGTCTGGAATTATGACCTTCCTTTGACAAATGGGCATttggggctcagagaagggaagcgatttgcccagagtcacagagcCAGAAGTTGCAGAGTGAGAATATGATTCCAGAATGCTCTGAGACCAGAGAGTAAGGCCTTGCAACCACATCTCACTGAATCAGAACCATCTTCCAGCTCTggtttgctgtgtggccttggacaagttactcccCTCCTCTGAGCTTCAGATTCCGCTTCATCAGGTGAAACGGTTGGATGTTCTTTTAACTTTAAGCTCCTGTCCAGTCCTGAGAACCTTAGCATCtcgattttctttattttatttagtccCTAAACCATAGAGGGTGGCGTCTGCCCTGCCTCGGGTTCCCACTCTTCTCTGGTTCTGCAAAGGGGTTGGTTGGGGCACAGGGTGGTGATCGAGCAGGCATGAGGGGAAGGGAGGCCCTTTCCAGATCTTGGGAGCAGCCTCAGGTAAGCTCTGACTCTTCCTTGcctgtttctcatctgtaaaatgggaatttttCCCCTTTGATTATATTAGTAAGTGAAACTCCCAATTCAGTTTAACCTCAGACCTTTCAGACATTTCACGTCAACACATCATCTCTGCATATTGACTTTGAACAAAGGGATGTCACGTAGagcaagataaaaagaaatgcaaactctAAGGCATAAAGTGATGTGTTCTTTTCCCAATATATTTCTAACATCAAAATGGGGGATATTAATCCCTTCTTCCTAGGGTGTTGTGAGAATTCAGTGGAAGGCTGGTGGGTGGTAGGTGCTCTATAAGggcagatttaaaatatttaacaaccagcaGGACACGGGCACCACTCAATCAGAATGGATGCCGACGCCTAGAGGCTCATGTCATGCTCAGCTTTATTTCTCCTGTCCCAGGATTGTGGCGAGGGATGGGGGGGTCCTTGGGAGGGCTGGGAAGCCGATGGTGGCTCTTCATCTACCAGTCAGAAGCCCAGGGTCAGTAAGCACCAGTTGAGTATTAGTATCAGTCCTGCTCTCAATGAACTTGAACCCGAGAACCCACCTGTGAATACCAGAGGTTTCTGTTCCTCAAGGATGGCCCCACTCCCAGAAGAGACTTATGAAAAGAGGTCCCTGGTTAGATGGCCCTCagtccagagggaggaagggactcTGACAGCATTCATTTGTACACAGTTCACTCTGGCCACAGAATGCTTTCATTTGGGCTACTCGGCAGACGGCCACTGCAAGGGGCACCCTGACCCCTCACTGCCGCAGCCCCAGCGGCTGCACTGGGACCTTCCAGACAAGGTGAGACCGGGTTTCTGGGCCTCTCCTCCAAGTCCCCAAATTCCTGACTTTGACTCTAAACTCATCCCCACTCCCAATATCAACCTCAAAATCAACCCCATTCCCTACTCCATTCCCAACCCCAACTCTAAACCTGTCTCCACCACCAATCCCATCCTTAATTCAACCCCATCCCGGTCCCCAACCTCAATCCATCCTACCCCAACTCAAACCCCAATTCCATCCTCACCCCAAACTCTTCTTCATCCCCAACACCACCACCGTACCTAAATTCAGTCCCATCTCCACCCTTAACCCCATCCGAACCCCAACTCTGACCCCATCCCATCCCCAAACCCATCCTGACTCCAATTCAGTCCTTATACCCAACCCCATTCCCTGCCCCATCCCAATCCCCAGCCCCATTCCATCCCAACCTTCACTGCCATCCTGATCTCCATCTTTAATCAGCCCTTCAGATCTGTTCTCTTCCTTGTCCTCATTTCCATATTTCACCCCAACCCTAACTCCATGCCCATCTCCACTTCCAGCCCCATTCCCAACTCTCACCCTACTCTCATCTGTAACCCCAGCCACTCCTGCCCCTCCTTGTCTGGcagatccatccatccatctctctaGCCCTGAGGGGAGCCAAGACCTTGTCTGGAAACATTGACTGCCACGTCTTCCCCTTCTCCCACTTCGGCAAGAGCTTCATCAAACGCTGCCACCTGTCTTCAGACAGCTTCATCCAGATGGCCTTGCAGCTGGCCCACTTTCGGGTCAGTTGGATTCCCCGATCCCAGCCCCCTCTCAGGACCTCGGTTCCCCTGAGCCCCCAAGACCTGCCTCGTCAGCCCCTTCTTAATGACTTTTCTTGGCCATTGCCATTGTGGGTCCGCCATCTTGATTTCTCTCTCCCAACCACAGATTCCTGGGCGGGAGGAGGCTGGAGGTCCAGACAGTGGTGGGTCAAGTCTGTGAAGACTTCCCAAGCCCCGCTGACAGGCTGCTCTCCTCCTTGTCCCCCAGGACAGGGGTCAATTCTGCCTGACTTATGAGTCGACCATGACTCGCTTGTTCCTGGAAGGCCGGACAGAGACGGTGCGATCTTGCACGAGGGAGGCCTGCAACTTTGTGAGAGCCATGGAGGACAAAGAGAAGACAGTGGGTGTGGGCCTCGTTTGAGGCTTCGGTCATTTCCACGTTCCCACTCATACACTTGTgaacatttatagagcactttCTGAGGGCCAGGCCCCATGATGGGcactggagacagagaaggaaccaGACCTGGTCTctgacctcaaggagctcactGAGGGGGGAGACAGAGATAGTTCAGCATAGTGTGATACGTGATTTAATGGGGGTCACACAGGCTACGGGGGGGCAGCAGCCAAGAGGGAGTCCTGGTTCCACCGTGTAGTTCTCTTTgatgatttaacctctctgtgaccTTGTGACTTCCATCTGCACTATTCTTCATGTTCCCTATATAACCTCTCTGCCTAGAACCCCCTAGGCACCTCTGTTCCCTCTCCCCGCTACCTATGAGGTATTGTGGGTCAATGGAAGGAGTTTGGGCGctgaagtcagacagacctgggaacCCACCTAATTCTGccttgtgtgaccctgggcaaatgacttcccctctctgagcctgtttcccttCTGTAAAATAGAGTTGATATCTCTGCCTTGCAGGGATGTTGCAAGCTGGGTTGAGGCCAGGGGTGTGACAGGCCCCAGCAGTAAGCCCACTTCCTGTCTTTCCATGACCTCTGACCTCCCCGGGGACCCCAGGACCCGCAGTGCCTCGCCTTGTTCCGCGTGGCGGTGGACAAGCACCAAGCTCTGCTGAAGGCAGCGATGAGCGGACAGGGGGTCGACCGCCACCTCTTCGGGCTCTACATCGTGTCCCAGTTCCTCCACCTGCAGTCACCCTTCCTGGACCAGGTTGGGGTGCAGGGAAAGGGTTAGAGAGGGAAGTGGGGAACCATGGGAGAAGGGAGGCACGTCGGGGCAAGGAGGGTGATGTTGGAAAAAGGGGGTATCAGCAGAGGAGAGAGTTAGGGAGATAGgggcaagagagaaagggagagggcgGAGAGGGAAAACGGgcagagagaagggggaggggcgtgGTCATGGAGAGGGATGTGGTCATGGAGAAAGGGGGCGTGGTCTTGTGAAAAGGGGGCGGAGGACAGGGCGTGGTCGGGGGAGAAACGGGATGGGTGTGGTCAGAGAGGAGATGGGCGTGGTCGGGAGAGAAGAATGGtctaggagaagagagagacagggtggggcgggggggagaaagggagaggggcgTGGTCAGGGAGAGGGCATGGtcggggaagaggaaaggggcgTGGTCaggaggggaaaagggaggagtGTCGTTAGAGAGAGGGGCGGGGTCAGGGGAGATGGGCGTGGTTGGGGGGACAAGGAGAGAAGGGCAGGTTCAGGGAGAAGGAGATAGGGGTGTGGTCAAAAAGGCAGAGCTGAAGGGTGGGGTCAGGGAGCGGAAGGACAGGGCAGCAGACAGGGGCCAGATTTAGGGGAAGTAGGCAGTCCGGGGATGTCAGAAAGGGCCAGGGTTGGGTGGAGTGGAGTTGAGCCAAGGGGGCATTGACGCGCAGGTCTGTTTGTGTGTTGCACACGTGACCATCTCCTGTCCCTCAGGTCCACTCGGAGCAGTGGCAGCTGGCTACCAGCCAGATACCCGTTCAGCAAATCCACCTGTTTGATGTGCACAATTACCCGGACTATGTTTCCTCCGGTGGTGGATTCGGGCCTGTGAGTGGAACTGGGCCTGACCCCAGCTCTCTCGATCCTGGGCCCTGGGGCCCCAGGGCTGGGGGTCTACACTCCTGcgtggtgggggaggaggggactgGGGGCTATTTTGTTCCCCTCACTCTGTCCCTCTGCAGGCCGATGACCATGGTTACGGTGTTTCTTACATCTTCATGGGGGATGACACGATCACCTTCCACATTTCCAGCAAAAAATCAAGCACAAAAACGGTGAGACCAACTTGAACACCAACccaccctgccccctcctccctcaggaccCAGGAGTCTGGGTTCCTAGCTCCCTCCTCTCCTACAACCTAGGAGTCCAGACTCCCAACTCCTTGCTGCCCCACAATCCAGGAGTCCGagtcccagccccctcctccctcagacccaggagtcagGCACCCCAGTCCTCTGGTTtctcagcccccaggagcccgTCTCTCAGCTTCCCCTGGACGTGACACGtttctccttctaggactccCACCGGCTAGGGCAGCACATCGAGGATGCATTGTTGGACGTGGCCGCCCTGTTCCAGGAGGGACAGCGTCTTAAGCGTGCGTGCAGAGGGTTAGGGGAGGAGGACTTGGGACACAGGTGTGGCTCTCTCCCCTGCCACGCTAGGGGCTCCCGGGCACCCACGACATCTGCCAACTTTTGACCCCTTCCAGTGGGGAGCTGGTCTCCCCAGGAACTAAGGGGAAGGTCTCTATGGCTGGGCTGGTGCAGGACAGAGGCAGCCCATTTGGGTTTGGAAATCTCACATCGGGTCCAATAAAGATGTGTGAGCTGGGTGTGTGGTCTCTGCTCTGCTCTTGggctgggcaggggtgggagagatgagggccggggtgggggggggggagttCCATCCATCCCCAGGTGTCATGAATTCCCAGTTACAATCACAACTTCAGCTCCAACCCCCAACACCTGCCCAGTTTCCTGCACCCCCAGCTCCAGTCACACCAAACCCAACCCTCCAAGGCCAATCCCAGTCAACAACCCCATGAGCTCTCACTAGCCCAGTTCCAGCTGCTCCAACACCAACTGCTCACCCCAAACTTAAAGATCGACACCAGTCCAGCCACCCCACTTGACACCTCCCAAGTGAATACTCCAAGATTCTTATTACCCAACCTCAACCCCAGCCATTTCAACCTCCACCTCAATGATGGATTCAGCTCCCATGACTAGGAAATGCACTACCTAATGTTCACTGTCCTGACCACTGCCGTCATTCCAACAACCAATGACTCCATGACACCACACCCCATTACACCCAACAACTCAACCACAATTTGAACcatataacccacataaaaatATCCAAGCCCAAACTCTAAGACTCCCATCCAATCTCCACTATAACCCACACTTAAACTTGACCCATAGTTATGACTTTAAACACCACACTCCTTGACCACACCCCCACTCTACCCCCACTACCACTACAAACGCTACCAGCTCAATTGCAGTCATATCAACACCAGCCCCATCTGACCACATCAAAACCCCAATCATCCAACCCTCCACTGCCATGATTCCAATACTCCATGACTCCAAGCCCCATTGCTTCCACCAAGTCAAGCATGTAACACtagctcaacaacaaaatcagAATGCTGAACACCTTAACTTCCACCATCCCAACCTCCACACCCAACCCACCAGCTCTAGTGGTTTCAAAAAATGTCCTCAAGTACTTTGACACTCCTTCCTTCAAAGGTAGAGCTcaattcccctccccttgagtgtggccTGGACTTAGTGACTCTTTTTCTAACTAAAAGAATATGGTAGAAGTGACTAGGACATGAAAGACATTCTGGCttccttcttgctctctctctgaaTCATTTCCTCTGGaggaagccagccaccatgtcATGTGGACACTCAAGtagcctatggagaggcccacgtgGTGAAGAGCTGAGGGCTCCTGCCAATGGCCAGTGAGGAATATTCCCAGGGAGGAAATGATCTAGAAAGCAgattctccagccccagtcaagccttcagatgattgcagcctagCTGACATCTTGACTGTAGCCTCATGAGGGATGTGAGCCAGACTCCTGACTCTCAGAGTTCTTGACtttcagaaactgtgagataataaatatttattgttttaagttgctatgtttgggagtatttttttttttacacaataatagaaaactaatacacactACGAACACCTCAGCCTCAACCCCATATCCCTAACCTCATCCCATTTCAAATCCCCTTGCCAAATCCATCCCTGTGGCAGACACAGCCTGAGGTGACCCTCACTTATCTCCCACCTCTTGGTGTCCAGACCTTTGTGTGattcccttgagtgtgggtgggaccTGTGGCTTGCTTCCAACCAATAGAATATGACAAAGGTAATGGCATGTCACT
This genomic window from Diceros bicornis minor isolate mBicDic1 chromosome 34, mDicBic1.mat.cur, whole genome shotgun sequence contains:
- the CPT1C gene encoding carnitine O-palmitoyltransferase 1, brain isoform isoform X1 — its product is MAEAHQAVGLRPSLTSAGGEAELSAPVLQEIYLSGLRSWKRHLSRFWNDFLTGVFPASPLSWLFLFSAIQLAWFLQLDPSLGLMEKIKELLPDWGGQHHRLRGVLAAALFASCLWGALIFTLHIALRLLLSYHGWLLEPHGAMSSPTKTWLALVRIFSGRHPMLFSYQRSLPRQPVPAVQDTVRKYLESVRPVLSDEDFDWTAGLAQEFLKLQASLLQWYLRLKSWWASNYVSDWWEEFVYLRSRNSLMVNSNYYMMDFLYVTPTPVQAARAGNAVHALLLYRHRLNRQEILPTLLMGMRPLCSAQYEKIFNTTRIPGMQKDHIRHLRDSRHVAVFHRGRFFRVGTHSQSGLLSPRALEQQFQRILDDPSPACPHEEHLAALTAAPRDMWAQVRRSLKSRAKDALEAVEGAAFFVSLDSEPAGLTREDPAASLDAYAHALLAGRGHDRWFDKSFTLIVFSNGKLGLSVEHSWADCPISGHMWEFTLATECFHLGYSADGHCKGHPDPSLPQPQRLHWDLPDKIHPSISLALRGAKTLSGNIDCHVFPFSHFGKSFIKRCHLSSDSFIQMALQLAHFRDRGQFCLTYESTMTRLFLEGRTETVRSCTREACNFVRAMEDKEKTDPQCLALFRVAVDKHQALLKAAMSGQGVDRHLFGLYIVSQFLHLQSPFLDQVHSEQWQLATSQIPVQQIHLFDVHNYPDYVSSGGGFGPADDHGYGVSYIFMGDDTITFHISSKKSSTKTDSHRLGQHIEDALLDVAALFQEGQRLKRACRGLGEEDLGHRCGSLPCHARGSRAPTTSANF
- the CPT1C gene encoding carnitine O-palmitoyltransferase 1, brain isoform isoform X2 yields the protein MAEAHQAVGLRPSLTSAGGEAELSAPVLQEIYLSGLRSWKRHLSRFWNDFLTGVFPASPLSWLFLFSAIQLAWFLQLDPSLGLMEKIKELLPDWGGQHHRLRGVLAAALFASCLWGALIFTLHIALRLLLSYHGWLLEPHGAMSSPTKTWLALVRIFSGRHPMLFSYQRSLPRQPVPAVQDTVRKYLESVRPVLSDEDFDWTAGLAQEFLKLQASLLQWYLRLKSWWASNYVSDWWEEFVYLRSRNSLMVNSNYYMMDFLYVTPTPVQAARAGNAVHALLLYRHRLNRQEILPTLLMGMRPLCSAQYEKIFNTTRIPGMQKDHIRHLRDSRHVAVFHRGRFFRVGTHSQSGLLSPRALEQQFQRILDDPSPACPHEEHLAALTAAPRDMWAQVRRSLKSRAKDALEAVEGAAFFVSLDSEPAGLTREDPAASLDAYAHALLAGRGHDRWFDKSFTLIVFSNGKLGLSVEHSWADCPISGHMWEFTLATECFHLGYSADGHCKGHPDPSLPQPQRLHWDLPDKIHPSISLALRGAKTLSGNIDCHVFPFSHFGKSFIKRCHLSSDSFIQMALQLAHFRDRGQFCLTYESTMTRLFLEGRTETVRSCTREACNFVRAMEDKEKTGCCKLG